CCTAACCCCTTGACCTATTTCTTTAATGTTGCATTGATTTTGTGATGAATCTAAAGTCATGGGTAGTTGTGAAGGGGAAGTCATGGGATACATTGTTATGAATTTGATTCAGTCTGAGAATTGTGATAGGAGGAAGGTCGACAAAAAAGCTGAACTTTGTGGCGTACGTTCAGATCATTTGATCTAACTACACAGCACACCGCACTAGAGCTgcacaaaatattaaattacaaTCGTTGCAATATCAATAGGTTCATTATTGCAAGAGTAAAGTACGGATTTACCAAAGGTGTGTGTTGACAGGTTGGAGCAGCAGAGGCTTGAACAACAGGAGAGAGAGCGGCAGGAGAGAGAGCGGCAGGAGAGAGAACGACAAGCCGCTGCAGGTCAGGAAACACCTGGTCGGCTGAAAATGATTGTATTTAACCACAAAAGGCTCCAGTCTCTACAAGACTATTTAATATCTTCCTCGATTAAAGCCAGGTTTATGCTGAACAAATTGTGTTGTGTTAATctgatttcagtgactttttatGAGATTTTGCTGCATTTGATTAAAATTTGTTGATTCCTTTTCTAGTATTTGATTGTTTGTTGCATCTGATTTAAGGGCaactaaaatataatttttagaGGAGATGTCAGAGAAGTAACCCGTCAAAGCCACTGTTGCCACCATATCCTGTAAGGGGTGGAAATACGTTTTTCCACCTTTATCCTTTATGTcaggtttcttttgtttttttgggaaacatgacattttttcaGTGGATCATCTTTGTTAAAAAGGTATTAAATTGTTGGTGATGGTCTCCGTCTTTTTTCAGTCCAAATCCCTCCAGCTCCACCAATGGCCCCTGGAGGtgcagctcctcctcctgctcctccaccACCCCCCGGGCCTCCCCCAGCTGCAGGCATCCCTCCTCCTCCGGGACCACCTCCCACGGGACCGCCACCAGCTCCACCACTGCCTGCTTcaggtggaggaggtggaggaggtggcGGAGGAGGCGATGATGGCGGTGGAGGATTAGGAGGAGCTGGAGGCTTGGCGGCTGCCCTTGCAGGAGCTAAACTCCGCAAAGTTTCCAAGGTTAGTGTCAGATGTTATCGTTTGTACTATTTTTATTGAGTGAATTAAATTTCTACACAACCAAGACGAAATCTCTGCTACAGTATGAACCAGATGTtgacatacactgtataaaaagacgcTTCactttaaatcagactaaacctttcttGTTTTAGATGAGTTTATTCGAGAgaacataaaataattattttatcttcaggttcagaagtttacataatTCTACCCAATACTAAGGAGATGCAACTTTAAACTCCATGagtttctcacaatagtttgctggaattttgggctattcctccagacagaaccggtgtaactgagtcaggtttatAGGCCACATTGTTtgcacaccttttcagctcagccGACAAGTTTTAGAAGGGACTAAGATCAGTGCTTTTTGATGGTCACTTCAAAACAGACACCTTAACTAACTTGGCAGTATGACTAGGGTCGTTGTCAACTTGGAAGACCCGTGTGGTCCTAAGCTTTAACTTTCTGGCTGATATCTTGAGATGTTTCTTCAGTATTTCCACATGATGTTCTTTAGTCACTAGGCCATTTGTGACATTGCAATGCCTGttcttcacagttgggatggtatTACTACAAGCTTCCtccttttttctccaaatgtaaAAATGGCAACTAACAAAAATGGTCTCCAGAAATTAAAGTCTCCATGAGTGCATTTTGCTAAATGGtggtaatctggctttttatgttgcttttggtatAATTGCTTCTTCCTCTCTAAGTGGCCTTTCTACCCATGTTGACACAGGACTCGACTCACTGTGTATATTCACAGTTTTACCGGCTTCCCCTGCATCTTCAGGTCGTCTGTTCCAATTGATCTGGAGTTGACACTCAGATATCATGCCAGAACCCATTCTTCTCTGGGACACTGAGCCCATCTCCTTGCTGACAGTATGCTGCTTTGACATTCTCTTGGTGTGTAAACGGACAAATGTGGCACCTTCAGGCTTTTGGACATTGTaaccaaggatgaaccagacctGTCACTATTCTCTACCTGACATCTTGGctgttttctttagattttttccatgatgtcacacagaaGCAgtatgtttgaggtgttgcctttaAAAACACCCAGAGGTGTGCCTCCGTTTAAGTCAAAGGTTGTGAATTTAGAAACTTAAAATGCCATGACCTCATCGTCTGATTTTAGCTAAATCACTTAAAGGAATGGTAATGTTTGTGTATATAAAATTcagaatttaaagaaagtaataaacagcagttatgtttgtttttatacagaGTATGTGaatatctggtttcagttgTATCTGAGGTGTCTTGGAGAACTACTCTGTTAGTAGCCcttatgtttttgctgtttgCTGCCCTCAGCAGGAGGAGGGCGGTTCTGGAGCTCCACCAGCCAGAACCGAGCCTAACCGCATGAGCAATTCCTCAattggaggaggaggaggaggaggaagtggaggaagtggaggaggaggaggtggaggaggaggaggaggaggaggtttgATGGGGGAAATGAGTGCCATTCTGGCACGCAGGTGGGTTTGGAAGTACATATAAAATCTAATGTTCACAAAGGTTTTGATGAAATAGTTCTTGCCTGTCCCCACtgttcattttaaaagcaaGTGACAACCACAATACAGAGTATTCACACATCTCCTTGTAAACTATGTAAAATaacaaagcagttttttttttacatcaggaGAAAAGCTACAGACACCGCAGAGAAGCCGCCTGTAAAGACACAAGATAATGTAAGAGTCTGCTTGTTTGCTATGTTGTTTTTGAATAAACCACAACATAAATTGAATAATGAAGAAGCTCTGTAGGAGATTGAGAGCTTTAAGGTTAGAAATAGCTAAGTGTGACTCAGTGTTTACAGAAGTTGCTGTCTTTTCTCCACAGGATGATTCAGAGCCTCAAGGTCAAAGTGGTGAGAACCAAACCGTTTTATTCGTAGCATGCCGCCTACATTCTGTCCAATATTAAGACCCAGCTATGCAAAGCTGAATTGAGAGGCTCTGGTTTCTATTTGTTCTCCTTTTTAGATACAATAAGAAGACCTTGGGAGAAACCGTCCATGACTAGGTAATCTTGTGTACACTTGTTTCAGTCCAGTAGTTCTTTAGCTCACAGTTGTCTCATATTTGAAGTCTCCTCAAAACTAGTTTTGCATCAATGTGTGTATCTCTGTTGACTGCTGGTTCCACATCTTCATCTCACTTCGCCTAATGCCAAGAGTGTTTTTGTGTCTAAAAGTCATTCATATTCATTCTAAGAGcagagtgtgtatgtgtgtttcacTAACAGGAATAACTCCATCCCCAAGAGCATGGACACCACCCCCTCATTGTCCCAAGCTCCAAGGTACACATGCTGCTCCCCTCCTGCCTTCCCAGAGCTGCACCGCTGCAGCCTACACATTTGGGTAGCAGATTGTGCAGTTGAAAGCACCATCAAATGGAACCGAGCGTTCATGTGTACTCCTAAGGGACCTGGAGATGTTCCACCTTATGCTTTTATCTCAGCAAACCAAAAGATGGAACCCTGattgtgtgtttataaaacgTACCTTCATCTTGCTTTCATTGTTGGCATTTATGCTTTTGGTAAACTGTCTAAACACAGCTTACAATACTATCACTTTCCCTCTTATTCTGCCGTGTTAGAACCTGAAACCTGAAATCccatgtattttaatgggattttatgtgataggccaaaaaaagtggttttcaaatgttgcaaaaacatttttctgcggGACAGAGGATTGGACCTATGCATAACATTCTAACACTCCATTCAATTTGACTAAGCTAGGGCTATTAAGCAAAAAAAAGGATTTGGCCAAAGCTTGACTCTGaatatgcaaagctggtggagacaaacCCTATAAGATTTACAACTGTCATTGTAGATAAAAGTGATCTCATAAAGTAATGAGTCAGttggttgaatacaaatgcacactttttagatttttatttgtacaaacattttagaaaccACACACCTTTTTCTCCCCCCAGTTACGGAcgactttgtgttgatctatcacatgaaacccaaatgaaatatattttggtTTCAGGTTGAAAACTTTGCCAGTGCACTTTACTGTGTCAATAAACTCCAAATACTCTTAATAATTTACTACTTTTTTTAATGATAAACTTAACTCTCACTGCATCTCCACGTGTTCCATCCACTGTCCTATTATCATTGTGTTATGATagactgtcttttttttttttttttttttacccaacaATGAAAAATCTCCTTGTGAAATGCATTCattaaacatttagattttctgtttcctgtctTCTTACAGGGCTAAGGGTGCAGGCAATAACAACGATGCAGGTGGCGCTGATGACTCTGATTTAGAGAAACTTAAACAGGTAAACTCTCGCCGAGGCCGTTATCAGTTCTTCAGGAaagtttcttgaacatgaaacTGATTGCATGCACCGAGGTGAGGATGAAACTCCTGATATCACACATCAGGTCTGGTGCTACCTTGGCTTTTAATGCAGCAGTGGTGAGCTGCATTATTGGATCTTTAAGAAGTGTATTAAAAATATGctcccttttaaaaaaaaaaaaatgctaaataagGATTTTAAGATGGCTTTGATCTTTCTGTTTTATCagcaaggaaaaataaaaaacagttttacacaCGTTGAAGCCATCATGGTTTTGATGGATTCCGACTGGTTCATGTAACTTTTTATAGGTTCAGATGCAGGCAACCAAGAGAGGTCTTCTgtcattaaaaactaaaaaccaaCAGCAGAATTCCTACTCAGTCTGGgaaagtatggaatttgattGGAGTATTTTTCAGATTTGGATATGCAttagaaagtaaataaaaagttaGATTACTTTATCCCATATCTCCTTGTCTAGATGTATCtatctgtctgtgtctgtccatccgttcatccatttGGCCATTGAGTCTATCCATCATATGTCAGATTGTGTCTGTCCATTTGTCCTTCTGATTGTCCATCGGTCCTtgcatccatctgtctgtccattcaTTTATGCAATCATACATTTGCCTATTGGTCCATTTGTCCATCCGATTGTCATATGGCATTCATTTATCTATCTATACATCCAATTGTTAGTCTATCCATCTTTATGTctagtcatccatccatctttacaATCTGTGGTTTTGCATGTTCCACCTTTAAAGCCTGACCACTGTATAAATATTTGCCAGAAATTCTCATTGAACTTTTATATCTATACCTAAAACAGAGCTGAGAACTTTAGAAATTTGAGTCCAAGTTTGGAATCCGGACCACACTCgagttgtatttaaaaaatggaCCAAATGAAccgtattttaaaaataaatggactTTGGACCAGAACTGTTTTACCATGATGTGTTTGTTAACTTTCAGGAAATCTTGGAGGAGGTGCGGAAAGAATTACAAAAAGTCAAGGAGGAAATTATTGGAGGTGAGATTATTTCTTAAGTCTATATTGACATGCAGACGTGTTTATATCCCCAGGACGTTTTCACATTGTTACATAAAAACCGCAAACTTCAGTGCAGTTTGGGTGGTAGACCAGCACAAATTGGTCTATAATTGTGCGGGTGAAGGGAAAgcacacatggttttcaaactttttacaaataatctaTGAACTGCTAATACATTGTAGAACTACACAGCATTTCGCATACATACCAAAGATTTCAATTTTGGTCCCACATGATCAGAGAAACTTTTACATTTGCTTTGCTCCCCACATGCTGGGGAAAACTACAAGTGTGATGTCTTTTGGCTATTTTCTAACaagtttcttcttgccactgttcCATAAAAGTCAGATTTGTAGAGGGCACCACATAACCCCTCgaaagattctcccacctgcgCTGTCGATCACTGCAGCTCACACAGACTTACCATGGCCCGATTTGCTGCTTCTCAAATTAATGCATTCCGTTTCTGTTTGTTACCCCACAAAAATTAGGAAACTGTATGCCTCTCTTTTAATTATGCAAAACCTCTTTTGTTTCAGATCTGAACAGATTTACATATtgattttctacaaaaatcatTTGTTTAGCAAAAAACACTGCCCTTTTTTTGTTgagtaggtaaaaaaaaatcacaacttttttttctgtttttaacaaaaacaaaagttcaaCCGAAAAATACAATTTTGGCCTGCAAATTAGTTGTTCTTGATTATATTCGGAGGGTATTATGGTACAGTGGGCTGAAAAATTAGAAAccattatgtgctactttgtgtttgtctgttacATGAAATTCTAATAAAACTGATTAAGGTTTGTGCAGAGGTGGGTAGAGTAGCCTAACATTGTACTCAAGTTAGAGTAGCATTACTTCAACATATTTTCactcaagtagaagtaaaaatgTGGCCATCCAAAAAATTACTCTAGAGTAAAAAAGTATTCGGCTACTAATTGTGCGTATTTGTTTGATCAACGTCTGATTTATTTTCGTACAAACTGACATAATCAGACAGAAGAAATTTGAAGTTATGTGCAATTTTAACgaataaaatgaaaaggagtaaaaataaataacatcaaTACAAAATAGTAACTTCAGGCaaaagaaataacagaaaattagttttgttttggagcaTTTTTGGTTCAACATGCTTTGTCTTTATTCACTGAAGTAACTAAAGTTGCGTATAGTAGCCAGAAATTTTACTCAAGAGTAGAGTTACTTCAATCACTACTTCTAGAgttaatggtttttttttttttttggttttgtttttcaaaaagttACACAAGCAAGTGCAACCAGTTACTACCCATCTCCGAGTTTGTCTTTGTAAAGTGACAGAAAGTGAAAAAGCTCAAGGGTGGGGGCTACTGCTTTTACAAGGCATGGTGAAATAATCACAATGATTGTGTtaactttcctttttgtttctcctTTTTTGTCTTGCAGCCTTTATTCAGGAAATTCAAAAGAGAGGCACATAGTTCTGCTCAGTTGTCAGGTTTCATAGAGGGATGTGATGCACAGAGGAGGCTTAGGTGCATCTTCCACCAACCAACCCCTCTCCTGTAGCCCAGGGATTTCTCCTTCTAcaccttttctctttttctctatCAATCTTAAACACAAGAGCATTGTTGCTTATTTGTACAGCAAACCTACTCATTTCATGTCAAATATAACCCAGGGACTTCCTCACTTCACCATCCAGCACTTTGGATGATTCTACTCGTGTCCACTCCCTTATGCTGTCAGATGCATTATTACTGATAGAGCACTCTTCAGTATTCAGggaaagttttatttaattcttctttctttttactgtAATAGCAGATACTTTTTGCTAAAACCTTATGGTTACTCAGAGTTGGAGTTGCTAAATTCAAGGATGGATCTGGAAATCAAACTCTTTCATCTCCTTCAAGACTTTTGACCTTCCTGGAAAGAGACAACTCAAAAGCCTTCACTGCTGCAGCAACAGAGATGCTTGAGGAAGAGGAGTCGAGCAAAAGGGAACCTATTGGATGAGCCGAGTGCTGTGAAAGAGGAGTTTGTTGTAGTTTTATAATTTGTGAGaactttatttctctttgcattGCACATATTCTGGAGGAGGTGTGTCTGTGCGCCACACTGCCTTGATAGACTCTTCGCTCTCACTCAAAAAGAGACCTCATCTGTCGACCAGTGCAGTGGTCCTACTGTATGCTGTGCTTCTgccagttgtttttctttaattttagatatgttgttttctttttattatgaaacatgaaaaatggCCATAATGAGGTCAAATAATTTGGCCATGACCAACTGCCTTGAGAGTaaatctataaatatatatatctatatatgaggaaatatatttgttttgagGGAAAATTTAAGCAAAAATGAAATGGTGTTTCTATTTTAATTAATATGACTGGTGAGTGggtattttgtttcatttttttttttttttcaatgattgtttttttcttatgaaatgttatttttttgggttttcctttttttctaatAGTCTAGGCTTTTTACactgaaatataaagaaaacagcTTAGAGACACTGGACTAGAACCGCCTTTATAGTCAAATACAGCTGCTTCTTAAAATGCATCACTTTGTGTTGAGTCTTTTTTCTATTGATATGTTTTTTAGTTCAGAAAGTAACATTTTTATGACCTATGAGTTGTACCAAAATCAGTTTGGTGACAtcttgtgtaataaaaaaaaaatgctttggcGTCATCTATTGGTATTAGAAAAATGATATGACACATTTTACGCACAAATTTCCTTAAGGAGTACAGTCCTGTAGAGCAGTGTTTTGACAAGCTTTTTAGCTTCTATCAAACAAAATAACCCCTTAAACACTGGGTGAGGGTTGGCAAACATTACTAATAAGCAAATTTAACAAGGAAATGACTgctaatatgttttaaaatctaaaatatgctATAAGCAATTATTTAAAACTGATTTAACTTTTCGAGATAAGACTTTCTGGAGGCAGACTAAAATCTTACCTAGTGGAGCATTgtaaaagtgaaatatttcagccaGCTGCATAGCAGTGTGCAGCGACAGGTGATAAGGGACAGCACAGCCAGAGAAAACTGGTCACTCATTAAACAACTCCTAAGTTGATAGAAAACGTTACTGATTTTAAACTATAGAACACTTTTTCTAACCCAATAGGTTAGTGGTAGTTTTCAACATGGCTTGGACAGCACAGGGGGGGATGCCACGAGGCTTTTGGCTCATATATGTCCTGTCAGTTGGACTGGGTGTACAGTGTATTCAGTTTTAAATATACCTGCTACTTTGCATCTTACAATTCCTTGGGAAAGAGTTATTTCTGTAGAGTTTGGACTGCATTTGATTATCTGTAGTTTAAATCTACACAGGTCGGACCTTATATGTTGCACTGAACATGATtcctgattttaaaaaatgttacaatatttctacttgtgaaaatattttttaataattttatggCCTTTTCTGGCAGCTGTGTGATAAGTGCGAAAACCACAACATATCCACCTGTCGAACTTGGACTGCACAATTCCACAGGGATTATaactgatttaaatgttttccattaaTTTCAATCACCTTTTATTTTAGACAAAGGTCCTTATCATTCAAGTAAAATGAaattcaaaatgtaaacaacTCCAAGCAGATGAAAcaatcacaaaacaaacacgtgatccagtatttttcttttagttcCTAAGGTGTTTGAAAAGCTGCATCATAAAAAAGTTTTCTGCAGAAAGATTTTGTAGGGGAAGTGTTTGGAGGTGTTTGAATATATGGGCTCATCCAGGACGCAATTCGTTATAAAAACTACACTGATTATAGCCTCTGATCATTTAGGCCAACTTTTTACCaggaaaataaatttattgGAAAAAATcgctataaaaatacaaatatgcaGACTTTGTGCACGGTATCAagttaaatgctgttttttatttgtcttgccTGAATTatctaaactttaaaaaaaaggtttctacTCTAAATAAAACGCTTAAGGCATGATTTGAGCtgcagtaaaaatattttttgaaccGACGCACATAACTGAAGCACAACAGTGCTTCATGGAGTAAAAGTtgataaagtcagaaataaaaaaaattgtgaaaagcagacattgctCGCGCAGGGTAGAGCCAGTGTCCTTCCAGAGCTCCCTGGATGCTTCCAGAGAGGAAACACTGAGCCGTTTCCGCCGCCATTGCGGATTTCAGAGAGAAGATCAGCCGTAGCCGCCGCTATCCATCGATGCTGTGCAGAAAGCATACACAAAAGGAAgacaaatttaacattttcacgAGTATCAGATTTCGGAAACACAACTAAAAACACGTgatattgatttttttcctcaCCGTGTAGCCGTTTTCACTGACTGGCTCCGACCTACACTCTCAGTGAAGAGGTCGTAGCTAGCGCGGTGCTAACTGCCTAGCTAGCTAGCTGTGCGGGTAGAATTTCAGGACTCCGGAGAAGCTCAAGAAAGCACCATGGCTCAGATCCTGCCTATCCGCTTCCAGGAGCACCTGCAGGTATGCGAAGGACCGTTACAGCTATATAATCTCCAGCGTTTTCATTACTTGTCATTACAGTCTGTTTCTTTGCATAGCAAGCATCTGACAGTTTGCTAGCCAAGCTAACGTCAATACCCACAGCAAATGAATGACCTCCCCTCCCCCGTTTAGCCAACTGCACTTTTCATTCATCTCCCTTATGCTTCTAATCTCAGGTTAAACTGCTTATCTCTAattgaaacatttctttatgCCACTCTTTTCTGGGGtgctacagaaaaaaaatgaataattgtgTAATGGTTGCCATGCGCGTAGCTTTATTAATTGAGCTGCTAGCTTTTGCATTAGCACGTGAACCGTTATACTTAGCGGGTCGTACGAGATGTTGGGAGTAATTTAATTATAAATGCGCTGGAGTCTTTAACTAACCGTCCAGTTACCATCACACAATGTGGCTAGAAAATCTGCAGCCTGGATGTTGCATTCATCCGGGCCCTCGGAGGAGGAGAATCGGGCTGTTAAAGCACGATCAGCTGCAGTTTGACAGGACCTAGTGCCATATAACGTCATACACTGAACGTTGTGTCACGACAAGCCATTTGCATTGTACGTTTTGTTCATTTGACGTTTCGGACTAAATGCAATGGCCTCTATTCGTCGTCTGAAGCGAAACAGCTATTCCATCTAGGAGGCATCCGAATCTTACACGGCCGTTCAGATTTTCTAAAGCCCCGTAGATAGGACTACAGTAAAATTCAATCATTTCCCAGCTTCTGACACTGCTGGATTATTGGATTTGCATAGGAACGCCTTCACTGACTCTGGCTACGATCACAATTTTGTCTACACGTCTAAATAGATTATGGGTTTTAGAAACCCTGATTTACGTTCTTGTCCTGATTTGTAGACGTTCATATATATGGTacataatgttctctaattgttAACTTTATGGTTTCTCACATTGTCTGGTGGTATTATAAGAACATTAGTTACACCTAAATGTGCATTACGGGTGTATTCAGACTACATGGTCAAAGGTCAAAATCTGATGTTTAGATGAGGGACAGCTATTGATGGCTAAATGCCTTTTAACTAATTTGCTCACCactttaaataatttctaaaatcAAATGTTGCCGAACAATGTTGGTTTGTGACACTAAGCTGCTCAGAATTCTGACAGTAAAGCATAATAAGCACTAATTTAAGGATAAATGTTAATTAGTTTTCATGCCTAGGCCACagcaagaataaataaacagaacatcAAAACAACATAGTTTGAATTAACAGATACCCACAGATATTTACAATGTCGGCCATCATTGAACAGCTTAAATCTAATGCCTTATGAAatggtgtattttttttttattcctttttaattttcctaaatttctttttttttttttgttcagtatttttatttttcagagttATGGGTTTAAATTATAACCCTTCTCTAAGCTAAAGAAATGTGTCAGGTGGTTATTGTATACGTTTTCAAGAGCTCAATAGAAAAACTTTATaccattttattgtaattcAGTGTTTTTGTAAAACTCTTTAAAAACTGCCTATCTGTTATCTCAaagtagttttattttaaaaagcagcacatttcatgtaaaataaaagatcagtttttgtaacaaaaacatacaagaaAACTCACTAATGTGGTCGACAATAGTATGCGATCCTGTTCTCACTATTTCCTTCTTAAACAACTTGGTCAGGGATTATTTATGTCTTACATATAGCGGCAGAAATGTCCGAGTGTCCAGATTTTGAGTATCCCTGGTATAGGATCTAGTGAACTTAATTGGCCATTTTTACTATGATAGGTTGTGACTGGTGATCGGAAGCTCAAATATTAGAAAAATACATCGACAAACAGCATGCTCTTCATTGCAGCTCTGGTCCTTGGGGCGCGCTCTCCTGCATTTTTTGCCATTTCCCCAGTATACCTGATTCAGTTAAAGGAATTACCTCAACAGCTTGTCAGCAGGT
This genomic window from Girardinichthys multiradiatus isolate DD_20200921_A chromosome 18, DD_fGirMul_XY1, whole genome shotgun sequence contains:
- the vaspb gene encoding vasodilator-stimulated phosphoprotein isoform X2, encoding MSESSICQARATVMIYDDGGKKWLPAGSGAQAFSRVQIYHNPTNNTFRIVGRKMQADQQVVINCPIVKGLKYNQATPNFHQWRDARQVWGLNFGSKEDATLFANGMAHAVDVLNSMADAGYATLPRPVSNGPSPEEIEQQRRLEQQRLEQQERERQERERQERERQAAAVQIPPAPPMAPGGAAPPPAPPPPPGPPPAAGIPPPPGPPPTGPPPAPPLPASGGGGGGGGGGGDDGGGGLGGAGGLAAALAGAKLRKVSKEEGGSGAPPARTEPNRMSNSSIGGGGGGGSGGSGGGGGGGGGGGGGLMGEMSAILARRRKATDTAEKPPVKTQDNDDSEPQGQSDTIRRPWEKPSMTRNNSIPKSMDTTPSLSQAPRAKGAGNNNDAGGADDSDLEKLKQEILEEVRKELQKVKEEIIGAFIQEIQKRGT
- the vaspb gene encoding vasodilator-stimulated phosphoprotein isoform X3, whose protein sequence is MSESSICQARATVMIYDDGGKKWLPAGSGAQAFSRVQIYHNPTNNTFRIVGRKMQADQQVVINCPIVKGLKYNQATPNFHQWRDARQVWGLNFGSKEDATLFANGMAHAVDVLNSMADAGYATLPRPVSNGPSPEEIEQQRRLEQQRLEQQERERQERERQERERQAAAVQIPPAPPMAPGGAAPPPAPPPPPGPPPAAGIPPPPGPPPTGPPPAPPLPASGGGGGGGGGGGDDGGGGLGGAGGLAAALAGAKLRKVSKQEEGGSGAPPARTEPNRMSNSSIGGGGGGGSGGSGGGGGGGGGGGGGLMGEMSAILARRRKATDTAEKPPVKTQDNDDSEPQGQSDTIRRPWEKPSMTRAKGAGNNNDAGGADDSDLEKLKQEILEEVRKELQKVKEEIIGAFIQEIQKRGT
- the vaspb gene encoding vasodilator-stimulated phosphoprotein isoform X1 gives rise to the protein MSESSICQARATVMIYDDGGKKWLPAGSGAQAFSRVQIYHNPTNNTFRIVGRKMQADQQVVINCPIVKGLKYNQATPNFHQWRDARQVWGLNFGSKEDATLFANGMAHAVDVLNSMADAGYATLPRPVSNGPSPEEIEQQRRLEQQRLEQQERERQERERQERERQAAAVQIPPAPPMAPGGAAPPPAPPPPPGPPPAAGIPPPPGPPPTGPPPAPPLPASGGGGGGGGGGGDDGGGGLGGAGGLAAALAGAKLRKVSKQEEGGSGAPPARTEPNRMSNSSIGGGGGGGSGGSGGGGGGGGGGGGGLMGEMSAILARRRKATDTAEKPPVKTQDNDDSEPQGQSDTIRRPWEKPSMTRNNSIPKSMDTTPSLSQAPRAKGAGNNNDAGGADDSDLEKLKQEILEEVRKELQKVKEEIIGAFIQEIQKRGT